The window ACGGTTTGATCATATTGATCCGAAGTTAATATCTGGTATCTTGATAAAAGCATAATCTGGCCGTTAATCTCTGAAAATATTGACGCATGAACATTTATGACATGTTTTTGCAAAAAGCGAGCATACGAAATAACAATATCTGTTGAACTTAGCATTTTCCCGGCATCTATTTTTAAGGTAACCAATGATAGTGCCGTACGATTACCAATTATTTCGATCTTCTTATGTCAGCAATTATTCGCAACAAGATTCCTGTGTACTTACCATTCACCGCATTGCTGCTGCTGTTTGCCAGCATGCGCTGTTTGGCAACCCCTGATACCTCTTATATTAGCCGATATCCCGGTAGCAACGCGTTTCCACTATCGGTTAACCAGGTTTCTGCCCCTGTTTATGCCAGCGAGGATGATTTTCCCGGAGTGCTCCGTGCAGCTAAAGATCTGCAGCATGATATTGCAGCCGTAACCAACAAAGAACCAGTTTTTACAACAGCAAAGCCATCGGGCAAACAGGTTGTTCTGATAGGCACTATCGGGAAATCATCTTTAATTGACCATCTGATAGCTATGAAAAAATTAGATGTGGGGAATATTAAAGGCAAATGGGAAACATTTTTGATAATGGTGATAGACAAACCAATGCCCGGGGTTGACCGCGCCCTGGTAATTGCCGGAAGCGATAAGCGCGGTACAATTTACGGCATTTATGACCTGTCGGCACAAATAGGGGTATCTCCATGGTACTACTGGGCCGATGTACCAATACCGCATCAGGATAAACTTTATGTGCTTGCGGGACGCCACAGCAGGGGCGAGCCTGCGGTAAAATATCGCGGCATTTTTATTAATGATGAGGCCCCTGCTTTCTCAGGCTGGGCAAGGCAGAAGTTTGGCGGCCTCAATCATGTAATGTATGCAAAGATGTTTGAACTGATCCTGCGTTTGAAGGGCAATTATCTGTGGCCAGCCATGTGGGGGAATGCTTTTAACGACGATGACCCCTTAAACCGTAAAACAGCCGATGATTACGGTATTGTGATGGGGACGTCGCACCATGAACCAATGGACCGCGCACAGCAAGAATGGAAGCGGTATGGGACCGGTGCCTGGGATTATAATAAAAACGGAGAGGTATTGCGTGATTTCTGGCGGAAAGGGATTGAAAATATGGGCAACGCTGAAACAATTGTAACCGTTGGCATGCGGGGGGACGGCGACATGGCTATGACTGAAGGGACAAATATAGCTTTGCTGGAAAAAATAGTAGCAGACCAGCGTAACATCATAGCTTCGGTGACAGGAAAACCGGCAGAACGCACGCCACAGCTATGGGCTTTGTATAAGGAAGTGCAGGAATATTATGACCAGGGTATGCGGGTGCCCGATGATATTACTTTACTGCTGTGCGACGATAATTGGGGAAACATCCGAAAGCTACCAGCCATTACTGAAAAGCCACGCAGAGGTGGGTATGGTATTTATTATCACTTTGATTACGTTGGGGGGCCGCGTAATTATAAATGGATAAATACAAACCCTATAACCAAGGTTTGGGAGCAAATGCACCTGGCCTATCAGCATCATGTTAACCAAGTATGGATAGTGAATGTAGGCGACCTGAAACCTATGGAATTCCCTATTTCCTTTTTTTTAGATTATGCCTGGAACCCTGATAAAATTGGCGCTAATGATTTACAAAAATATACTATTAACTGGGCAGAACAACAGTTTGGCAAGCGTTATGCTGCCCAAATTGCCAGGATACTTTCTACCTATACCAAGTACAATGGCAGGCGCAAACCCGAATTATTGAACGAACGCACCTACAGCCTTACTAACTATAATGAATTTGAACGTGTGGTTAGCGAATATCGCCAATTGAATGTGCTGGCCGGTTCAATATACAAGCAAATATCGCCCGAGTATAAGGATGCTTATTATGAACTGATATTACACCCTGTTTCGGCAATGGCCAATCTTTATGAAATGTATTATACGGTAGCGTTAAACAGATTATATGCGCAGCAAGGTCGGGCGGCTACCAACGAAACGGCCGGGAAAGCCAACGACCTTTTTTTAAAGGATGCGGAGATATCCAAATACTATAACACCCAACTTGCCGGTGGCAAATGGAGCCATATGATGGATCAAACGCATATTGGGTACACATCCTGGCAGGAACCCAGGACGAATATAATGCCTGAGGTAACCAAAATAACCGTTCCGAATGAAGCAGCCTTAGGGGTTGCGGTGGAAGGATCAACAGACTGGTGGCCGCGTGCTAATAGTACACCCCGTTTACCTCAGTTTGATAATTTACAGAACAGCAAACACTTTATCGAACTATTTAACCACGGGACCAAGCCAGTAAGTTATAAGATAGAGGCCCCCGGATATATCAAACTTGATGCTTATGCGGGCAAAATAGATAAACAGCGACGGATATGGGTCAGCATAGATTGGCAGAAGCTACCGGCAGGCAAGGCCGCAGCCGACCTGAAAATTAGCGGTTCGGACGGCACTAAAGTAACGGTAGGTGTAAATCTTGTCAGAATAACCCCGGGCGGTTTTAAAGGCTTCATTCAAACAGATCCGTATGTTTCTATCGAGGCTACCCATTATCAGAAAGCAATAGCTGGTCAAACCTATCACTGGATGCTGTTGCCCGACTACGGGCGTACCGCATCGGCAATGACACTGGCCTATGGCCCGGCACCGGTAAAGCAACCTGTCAATGTAAAACCGCATCTCGAGTATGCGGTAAAACTGGCCGATACCGGAACCGTTACCATAAGCACATACCTTGCCCCCACGATTGATTTCACACCGGATAAATCCTTACGCTATGCGGTTTCCATAGATGATGAGCTTCCCCGTTTAATGCCTGTTAATGCCGATCTTAACCCCAAGGTATGGGACCAGGCGGTTTCGGGAAACATTAATATAATTACCACCAGCCATCATGTTACAAAAGCAGGGCCCCACATTATAAAAGTATGGATGGAAAGCCCCGGGGCTGTGCTAGAAAAAATTGTACTGGGTACAGGGGAAGGTGTAAAACCCAGTTATTTAGGCCCTCCCGAAAGTTTCAGGCGCTAACATTGCATTAATTATTTGATGAAAAGAAAGGCTTTTTGTAATGCACTTTATTGCCTGGTATTGCTGATGGTAGGTATTGGCCGAGGCTTTGCACAGCAATCCGATAACCAAAACGGGACATACACCAACCCCGTAATATGGGCCGATTTTCCGGACAATGACGTAATCCGTGTAGACGATACTTATTACATGGTTACCACAACGATGTTTTACTTACCGGGTGTACCTGTTATGAGATCTAAAGACCTGGTGAACTGGGAATATGCGGCCAATGCTGTTCAGCGGTTTGATATGCATCCTGCATATAATATGGAGGGTGGGAACCGTTATGGCCACGGGCAATGGGCAACCAGTATGCGATACCGGAACGGTAAGTTTTACCTGCTTTTTAAAACCAATGATGAAGGCGGGTTTTTAAGTACAGCCACACGGGCGGAAGGCCCATGGACGACACGTAAATTACCGAGGGGTTTTCATGACCCCGGACTTTTTTTTGACGATGACGGCAAAATATATGTAGTGCATGGCTATTCCACATTATCGCTAACACAACTGGATGAAAATTTTGCGCCAATTGGAAAGGATAGCCTGATATATAGCAAAGTAGCGCGCCCCGGCCTTGAAGGCAGCCATGTTTATAAAATTAACGGTCTTTATTATATCTATGCTACCTATGGTGGGGCAGATGGCTACCAGGTATGCCTGAGATCGAAAAGTATTTACGGCCCTTATGAAGAGAAAGTAGTGTTAAAGGATGATATGAACCTTACGGGTATGGGGGTGCACCAGGGGGCTTTGGTCGAGACCCAGATAGGGCAGTGGTGGAGTGTTATTTTTCAGGATCGTGTCGGGGTGGGGCGTGTGCCGACTTTGCAACCAGTTACCTGGACTGATGGCTGGCCAATGGTTGGTATAAACGGGCGTGCTGTAGTAACCTATAAAAAACCAGATGTGGGTAAAACCTGGCCGGTTAAAACGTTGCCAACAAGCGATGAGTTTAATGATAAAACATTGGGGTTGCAATGGTCGTGGAACCACAACCCGGATGAAAGGTCGTGGTCGCTGGCGGAGCATAAAGGGTTTTTAAGATTGACCACGGCTAAGATCACGGACAGCCTTCCAATGGCAAGGAATACATTAACCCAACGAATCTTTGGGCCCTCGTCAACAGCTGTGGCCGCTTTCGCCCTTAGTGGTATGAAAGATGGTGATATGTGCGGTTTAGCAGTATTTCAAAAGCCCTACGCCAGCATAGCGGCCCGCAGAACAGACAAGGGTTTTAAGATTATTATGATAAACAACGGTAAACAAATAGACAGCGTTGATATTGATAAGCGCGATAAAATATTTTTAAGGGCAACCGCCGTAACCACTAAAGACCTGGCGACATTTTCATACAGTTTCAACAATAGGGACTTTAAGCCGCTGGGCAACCAACTAACTATGGCGTTCAGCCTTAAAATATTTACAGGTAACCGCTTCGCATTGTTTAATTATGCTACTAAACAAATTGGTGGCTTTGTGGATATCGACTGGTTCCGTATGCGGACCAGACAGGGGCCGCCTGATCTGTTTCGGGCCGATGCAATTATAGAAGCTGAAATGTACGATGAAATACACTTGGCTAAAACCGGCTGGTGCCATGATACGGTGACAGGGAAAGATCAATGTATCACCAAAATAGTTAACGGAAGCCGGTTGGTTTATAACCAGATAGATTTTGGCAAAGGGCAGCGGTTTATGCATTTCAGGGTTGCATCAAACCGGCAGTTATCTCCCGGCCGTATAGAAGTTTATCTGGATGGGAATTTAAATACGCCACTTACTGCTGTCAGTGTGGCTACGACAGGTAATTGGCAGCATTACCAAACCCTAACCGCACCAATTCAACCGTTAATAGGGCGGCACCAGCTTACGCTAAAGTTCATTGGCGGAGAGGGGGAACTGATGAATTTAAACTGGTTCACGTTTTCGGCAGGGCCTAAAATTTAAATGAACATTACTTAATTCACAAATAGTATATATAATATGATAAGAACAGGCAGCAGGGTTTTAATCTTAATATTCGGGTATTTATTATTAAGCGGTACGGTGGCCATAGCCCAGCAAACCACGCTCGTTAACCCCATTTTAACAGGGTTTTATCCCGATCCAAGCGTTGTGCAGGTAGGGACAGATTATTATCTTGTCAATTCTACGTTTTCCTATTTTCCTGGTATACCTATTTTCCACAGCAAGGATCTAAAGAATTGGAAGCAAATTGGAAATGTGATCAGCCGTACCACTCAAATGAATTTCCTGGGCGATAGGATAACCAGGGGGCTTTTTGCCCCGGCAATTGCTTATTATAAAGGGACCTATTATCTTACCTGTACCTTGATAGACCATAAAGGCAATTTTGTTGTCACAGCCAAAAACCCCGCAGGGCCCTGGAGCGATCCGCTTTGGCTGCCGCAAGTCAGGGGGATCGATCCCTCCCTGTTTTTTGATGATAATAAAGCCTATATCCTATATAACAGCGACCCTCCTGGTTTTAAACCCCTTTACCCGGGGCACAGAACCATTAGAATTTATGAGTTTGACCCGATAGGATTGAAAGTGGTGGGAGAGGAAACAACGCTGGTTAACGGCGGTGTGGACATCACTAAAAAACCGGTATGGATAGAAGGGCCGCATATCATGAAAGTGAATAACTGGTATTATCTGTATGCAGCGGAAGGGGGGACTTCGGTTAATCATTCCGAAGTTGTTTTCCGGAGCCATTCTGCGCTGGGCCCATACGTTCCATATGCGGAAAACCCCATCCTGACACAACGGAATTTGCCTGCCGATAGGAAATATCCAATAACGTCTGCCGGGCATGCACAGTTTGTTCAAGGTCCTGATGGAAAGACATACGCCATTTTTTTGGCAGTAAGGCTGTATCAGGATGATTTTTATAATACGGGGCGCGAAACTTTTATTGCGCCAGTTGAATGGAGAAACGAATGGCCCGTTATTAATCCACACAATGCTGTTGTTAAGTATAGTTACCATGCACCATATAAAGAAGTTAAGCAAAAAAAGGCCCTGCCGCAAAGCGGTAATTTCCGTTATACTTTATCTTTTGAAAATGGCATAGACCCATCCCTGCTGTTTTTAAGGACCTGCGATAGTTTAAGTTTTACGATAAGTAAAAAGGATGGATTAACCTTTAACCTTAAACCCGAAACCTGCATGGGGACTGGAAGCCCATCCTTTTTAGGCAAAAGGCAACAGCACCTTAATTGTAATACGACGACAGCACTTAGTTTTACAGCTGCAGGGGATAACGAAAAAGCGGGATTAACAGTGTTTCAGGATGAACTTCACTTTTATTTTATCTGTAAATCGGTTGAAAAAGATCGGCCCGTGGTGCAGTTATATAAAAGTAACCCCGAGACGAAAAAGATGGACCTGCTTGCGCAAACCCTGTTGACCCGGGCCTCTGAAAAACTTTGGTTACAAATTAATGCAGAAGGGCAAACATATAGTTTCCGCTTTGCAACTAAGCCAAATGAGTGGAAGTTGCTGAAAGATAATGTTGATGCTAAGTTTGTAAGTACACACGAAGCTGGAGGTTTTACAGGGTGCCTTTTTGGCTTATATGCTACCTCATCGGGTGTAGGTTCAGCATCAAAAGCCTCATTTAAATGGTTATCCTACGATGGGCACGACCCGGTTTACAACGATAAGTTATTCAAATAAAACTTACCCGCCACTAATTAATAAGCTATTATTTGGGTGGGTAAATTTTATAGTTTCCGCTGCAATGCAATAAACTCATGATATAAAGTAAACCATCATAATATCGTTCAACCAATTTTTGCGGCACCGGCTGGTCCCACAATGCGGCGACATATTTTTGGGATAGGGGCTGTTTCGCGGCAAGGCTTGCAACCGCGTTTGTGGCCACCAGGCCGCTGGCATGCCGGCTGTCCAGTTGCTGTATCCCATCCAGTGTAAACTGGCAGCCATAAGTAGCTAATCCTTTTGAAGCAAAGAAAGCTTGGATACGATCGCTTAACAATTGTTCTTCCGGCGTTTTTTTAAACCAAAGCCAATCTACCGACCAGTTGCTGGCTACACGCCAGGCATCAAAAGAAAAATCGGCAGCATGCTTATTCCATCTGATAACAACGGGGGTGCCATCAAAATTGGCATAATCAGGCGCTAAACCTGTTGATGGATTGGTGGCCTTAGTAAAAAATGCACGGCTTGAATCTGCAGCGGCGTACCAAAAATCCCGGTCTTCGGTTGGCCCCCAACGTGCCCAAAGCTCATAAAAATGCGGCAGATGGTAAGAAGGGTCGGAAAATCCGCCGGTTTCGGTAGCCGGGACAAAACGGATCATTTTTTTTTCTTCATTAACCATATTGCCAATGGTGCGTGGCCCAAATTTGGTTAGCCCCTTTTTAAGCGGATGATGCCGCATGGCTGTAAGTATCTTATCCGCCCATGCATGATAATTGTAGATGCCGCTCCCATTTCCCCAACGTCCGGAAGCGAAATATAGTGCAGTGACAAAATATTCCTCTCCATCAGGCGCGGGCGATTCTGCGTTAGGCTGGCCGTCCCGCTTAAGCGACCATGAAAAATACCCTTCAGACGGATGTTCTTTTGCACTGATATACATATTGGTGATGGCATAATTCCACAGGGCATCAAATACCGTTTTTTTATTTAACTGGACGGCAATCATCATACCGTAGGACATCCCCTCTGACCGGATATCGTTATGCGGCACATCACTAATATAGGCCAGCGGCCCATTGGCGTTTTTTCCTACAGGAAAATACACTGCCTCGCTATCCGGTTCCCCGAAAAACAACTGTTTAAAACCTGCTTTAATTTTTGCATCTATTTCTTTGGCCGAATGGCCTTCCTCCTTAAAAAGATTTCGGTATTTACCGGTTGCAAATGCACCGCTACCGTTGTTATATTTTGACTGGGCAAAAGCTGGTACACTCCCAACAACAAGCATTATTAGATAGTTAGCGATATGATTGAATTTTCTCATAGCAGGTAAAAGAGGCTATACTTTACAGTTGTCAACTACAAAACTATAGTCCCGATTATATAGCCAAAGACTAAAATTTTGCGATGATCAGCATAGCTGATTAAAGTTTACGATCTTAAACCTACAAAAGAAATTACTTTAAAAAATAGCGTAAAGGCCAAAAACAGCGTCGTTTAAACATTAGTGCTATTAATAGAACGAAATGTTACGACTATTGCATGGTAGACTAAAGAATTACCCGCTTGTATGTTGTATCCGGCTGATCAGATCAGTTAAAATGCTCATATCCGGCTGGTTGTCCAGCGTTTTAACTATATCAATAAACTGCTCCTGTAAATCTTCGCTTATCACTCCGGAAGCAAGCCTTTTAAATTTTACGATAGTGTCTTCCCAACTGAAGGGCCGGGTGAAAAAGCCATGATAGTCTTCTTTTTCACAAGTTAGCGTGCTTCCGTCCTGCAAGTCAATTTTTATTTTAGCGCGCATTTTATCGGGATAGGCAATTGTATAGGGGTCTAATATACCGGCAACGGTAACCGGCTCGTGCAGCGGGAAGCCTGTGCTAACAGATACCTTACGCAGCAGCTGCTGTACATCCGGCTTATTGATCCGTTCAGGTTCATATTGCCCGGGGTAAATTTCGCCATCCAGGAGTAATACCGCGGCTGCATAAAATAAACTATGATCGGCCTGTTCTTTGCTTTCCACCACTTGACGGTCACCATAAGCGCCGGAACCGATGATGTGATAAGCGGTCAGGAAAGTAGTGATGTCGATACTTTTAATATCGGCTGCTGTAAATGAATGAGTTTTCCGAAGGTCATCTATCCCTTCAATACTTGCCTGGGCATGCACTTCAACATTGTACTTTTTCAGTATGCACCTATGAATTAGTTCAAACGTTTCTTTGTTCCAGTCATAATCCAGTTTCATG of the Mucilaginibacter boryungensis genome contains:
- a CDS encoding glycosyl hydrolase 115 family protein — encoded protein: MSAIIRNKIPVYLPFTALLLLFASMRCLATPDTSYISRYPGSNAFPLSVNQVSAPVYASEDDFPGVLRAAKDLQHDIAAVTNKEPVFTTAKPSGKQVVLIGTIGKSSLIDHLIAMKKLDVGNIKGKWETFLIMVIDKPMPGVDRALVIAGSDKRGTIYGIYDLSAQIGVSPWYYWADVPIPHQDKLYVLAGRHSRGEPAVKYRGIFINDEAPAFSGWARQKFGGLNHVMYAKMFELILRLKGNYLWPAMWGNAFNDDDPLNRKTADDYGIVMGTSHHEPMDRAQQEWKRYGTGAWDYNKNGEVLRDFWRKGIENMGNAETIVTVGMRGDGDMAMTEGTNIALLEKIVADQRNIIASVTGKPAERTPQLWALYKEVQEYYDQGMRVPDDITLLLCDDNWGNIRKLPAITEKPRRGGYGIYYHFDYVGGPRNYKWINTNPITKVWEQMHLAYQHHVNQVWIVNVGDLKPMEFPISFFLDYAWNPDKIGANDLQKYTINWAEQQFGKRYAAQIARILSTYTKYNGRRKPELLNERTYSLTNYNEFERVVSEYRQLNVLAGSIYKQISPEYKDAYYELILHPVSAMANLYEMYYTVALNRLYAQQGRAATNETAGKANDLFLKDAEISKYYNTQLAGGKWSHMMDQTHIGYTSWQEPRTNIMPEVTKITVPNEAALGVAVEGSTDWWPRANSTPRLPQFDNLQNSKHFIELFNHGTKPVSYKIEAPGYIKLDAYAGKIDKQRRIWVSIDWQKLPAGKAAADLKISGSDGTKVTVGVNLVRITPGGFKGFIQTDPYVSIEATHYQKAIAGQTYHWMLLPDYGRTASAMTLAYGPAPVKQPVNVKPHLEYAVKLADTGTVTISTYLAPTIDFTPDKSLRYAVSIDDELPRLMPVNADLNPKVWDQAVSGNINIITTSHHVTKAGPHIIKVWMESPGAVLEKIVLGTGEGVKPSYLGPPESFRR
- a CDS encoding family 43 glycosylhydrolase, with the protein product MKRKAFCNALYCLVLLMVGIGRGFAQQSDNQNGTYTNPVIWADFPDNDVIRVDDTYYMVTTTMFYLPGVPVMRSKDLVNWEYAANAVQRFDMHPAYNMEGGNRYGHGQWATSMRYRNGKFYLLFKTNDEGGFLSTATRAEGPWTTRKLPRGFHDPGLFFDDDGKIYVVHGYSTLSLTQLDENFAPIGKDSLIYSKVARPGLEGSHVYKINGLYYIYATYGGADGYQVCLRSKSIYGPYEEKVVLKDDMNLTGMGVHQGALVETQIGQWWSVIFQDRVGVGRVPTLQPVTWTDGWPMVGINGRAVVTYKKPDVGKTWPVKTLPTSDEFNDKTLGLQWSWNHNPDERSWSLAEHKGFLRLTTAKITDSLPMARNTLTQRIFGPSSTAVAAFALSGMKDGDMCGLAVFQKPYASIAARRTDKGFKIIMINNGKQIDSVDIDKRDKIFLRATAVTTKDLATFSYSFNNRDFKPLGNQLTMAFSLKIFTGNRFALFNYATKQIGGFVDIDWFRMRTRQGPPDLFRADAIIEAEMYDEIHLAKTGWCHDTVTGKDQCITKIVNGSRLVYNQIDFGKGQRFMHFRVASNRQLSPGRIEVYLDGNLNTPLTAVSVATTGNWQHYQTLTAPIQPLIGRHQLTLKFIGGEGELMNLNWFTFSAGPKI
- a CDS encoding glycoside hydrolase family 43 protein yields the protein MIRTGSRVLILIFGYLLLSGTVAIAQQTTLVNPILTGFYPDPSVVQVGTDYYLVNSTFSYFPGIPIFHSKDLKNWKQIGNVISRTTQMNFLGDRITRGLFAPAIAYYKGTYYLTCTLIDHKGNFVVTAKNPAGPWSDPLWLPQVRGIDPSLFFDDNKAYILYNSDPPGFKPLYPGHRTIRIYEFDPIGLKVVGEETTLVNGGVDITKKPVWIEGPHIMKVNNWYYLYAAEGGTSVNHSEVVFRSHSALGPYVPYAENPILTQRNLPADRKYPITSAGHAQFVQGPDGKTYAIFLAVRLYQDDFYNTGRETFIAPVEWRNEWPVINPHNAVVKYSYHAPYKEVKQKKALPQSGNFRYTLSFENGIDPSLLFLRTCDSLSFTISKKDGLTFNLKPETCMGTGSPSFLGKRQQHLNCNTTTALSFTAAGDNEKAGLTVFQDELHFYFICKSVEKDRPVVQLYKSNPETKKMDLLAQTLLTRASEKLWLQINAEGQTYSFRFATKPNEWKLLKDNVDAKFVSTHEAGGFTGCLFGLYATSSGVGSASKASFKWLSYDGHDPVYNDKLFK
- a CDS encoding glycosyl hydrolase family 8, which gives rise to MRKFNHIANYLIMLVVGSVPAFAQSKYNNGSGAFATGKYRNLFKEEGHSAKEIDAKIKAGFKQLFFGEPDSEAVYFPVGKNANGPLAYISDVPHNDIRSEGMSYGMMIAVQLNKKTVFDALWNYAITNMYISAKEHPSEGYFSWSLKRDGQPNAESPAPDGEEYFVTALYFASGRWGNGSGIYNYHAWADKILTAMRHHPLKKGLTKFGPRTIGNMVNEEKKMIRFVPATETGGFSDPSYHLPHFYELWARWGPTEDRDFWYAAADSSRAFFTKATNPSTGLAPDYANFDGTPVVIRWNKHAADFSFDAWRVASNWSVDWLWFKKTPEEQLLSDRIQAFFASKGLATYGCQFTLDGIQQLDSRHASGLVATNAVASLAAKQPLSQKYVAALWDQPVPQKLVERYYDGLLYIMSLLHCSGNYKIYPPK